In Nitrosophilus alvini, the following are encoded in one genomic region:
- a CDS encoding GGDEF domain-containing protein, whose protein sequence is MKEKYIFVFSLATLYFIYSIIHAIWIYKKPQSSFYRQLAVIISDIAAVSIGMIAAGEVGSFFYFLYLWIILGNGLRFGEKHLYIATITGILGFCTVFYFSDYWRSQPFLSSGFLFSLFVLPLFYFILVRRLHKQNNKLIEDLKKTEFFALHDSLTMLPNRAFLLTKIDKMINNNKTFAFLFIDLDNFKQANDKYGHDFGDQILKEVGKRLKIFEKQGFFLARLGGDEFAIIINSCNKSFLEKVATEIIKELEKPYNLTHKISFLSASIGIYCKKNNEKIKISDTLKNADEAMYIAKINKLGFAFYDKQNSLALQTA, encoded by the coding sequence TTGAAAGAAAAATACATATTTGTCTTCTCTCTTGCAACTCTCTATTTCATATACTCTATTATTCATGCAATTTGGATATACAAAAAACCTCAAAGCAGTTTTTATAGACAACTTGCAGTTATAATTTCTGATATAGCCGCAGTTTCAATAGGAATGATTGCAGCCGGCGAGGTTGGAAGTTTTTTCTATTTTTTATATTTATGGATCATTTTAGGCAACGGCTTAAGATTTGGAGAAAAACATCTTTATATAGCCACAATTACAGGCATATTGGGATTTTGCACAGTTTTTTATTTTAGCGATTATTGGCGTAGCCAACCATTTTTAAGTTCAGGCTTTCTGTTTTCCCTGTTTGTTCTGCCTCTTTTTTATTTTATTCTTGTTCGCAGGCTGCATAAACAAAACAACAAATTGATAGAAGATCTTAAAAAAACAGAATTTTTTGCGCTCCATGACTCTTTGACAATGCTGCCGAACAGAGCGTTTCTGCTTACAAAAATCGATAAAATGATAAACAATAACAAAACATTTGCATTTCTTTTTATTGATCTGGATAATTTCAAACAGGCCAACGACAAATATGGACACGATTTTGGCGATCAGATACTGAAAGAAGTCGGGAAAAGATTGAAAATATTCGAAAAACAGGGATTTTTTCTGGCACGACTCGGCGGTGATGAATTTGCGATAATTATAAATAGCTGTAATAAAAGTTTTTTAGAAAAAGTAGCAACTGAAATAATCAAAGAGCTGGAAAAACCATACAACCTTACACATAAAATCTCTTTTTTATCAGCAAGTATCGGAATCTATTGTAAAAAGAATAATGAAAAAATCAAAATTTCAGATACTTTGAAAAATGCAGATGAAGCTATGTATATTGCCAAAATAAACAAATTGGGATTCGCTTTTTATGACAAACAAAACAGTTTGGCACTCCAGACAGCTTGA
- the purH gene encoding bifunctional phosphoribosylaminoimidazolecarboxamide formyltransferase/IMP cyclohydrolase codes for MRALLSVSDKSGIVKFAKELIDLGYEIISTGGTWRTLKDAGLEVTEISEITDFPECFEGRVKTLNPYVHGGILYRRDKIDHLQEAKRLGIEPIDIVCVNLYPFKETINKTDDFEEIIENIDIGGPTMVRSAAKNFESVIIVTDPKDYDKVVDALKNRKNSLEFRRDLMIKAFEHTAAYDSMIANYMNERFNKGFGNRQFIVGEKVFDTRYGENPHQKGALYQFEDFFSKYFKPLKGEASFNNLTDINGAAKIAAAFGKEPAVCIVKHGNPCGFAIKETLKESYTEALKCDPVSAFGGVVAINGTLDKELAEEINKIFIEVVIAARVEPDALKVFENKKRIKIFEQGTDYLTLANDKYDFKHIEGGFVYQNADKVTDEEIKNAKQVSKRAATEQEMKDLEIAYKVAALTKSNCVVYVKNSAMVAVGMGMTSRVDAAKCALKKAEEVGLDVSGSAMASEAFFPFRDSIDAAAKAGVKAVIEPGGSIRDEEVIEAADEHGIALYFTGVRHFLH; via the coding sequence ATGAGAGCGCTGCTTAGTGTTAGCGATAAGAGCGGAATTGTCAAATTTGCAAAAGAGCTGATAGATCTTGGCTATGAGATAATAAGTACCGGCGGTACATGGAGAACTTTAAAAGATGCGGGTCTGGAAGTTACCGAAATCAGTGAAATTACGGATTTTCCGGAATGTTTCGAAGGGAGAGTAAAAACGCTCAATCCATACGTTCACGGAGGTATTTTATATAGAAGAGATAAGATTGACCATTTACAGGAGGCTAAAAGACTGGGAATAGAGCCTATAGATATTGTCTGTGTAAACCTCTATCCATTTAAAGAGACCATCAATAAAACCGATGATTTTGAAGAGATTATAGAAAATATAGACATCGGCGGACCTACAATGGTCAGAAGCGCCGCAAAAAACTTTGAAAGTGTGATTATTGTAACCGATCCAAAGGATTATGATAAAGTTGTGGATGCCCTGAAAAACAGAAAAAACAGTCTAGAGTTCAGAAGAGATCTTATGATAAAAGCTTTCGAACACACGGCCGCTTACGATTCGATGATAGCAAACTACATGAATGAAAGATTCAATAAAGGATTCGGAAACAGACAATTTATCGTTGGAGAGAAGGTTTTTGATACAAGGTATGGAGAAAATCCTCATCAAAAAGGGGCTCTTTATCAGTTTGAAGATTTTTTTTCAAAATATTTCAAACCTCTCAAAGGCGAAGCGAGTTTCAATAACCTTACAGATATAAACGGGGCGGCAAAAATAGCTGCGGCATTCGGGAAAGAGCCGGCTGTTTGTATTGTAAAACACGGAAATCCTTGCGGATTTGCCATAAAAGAGACACTCAAAGAGAGCTATACGGAAGCTCTCAAATGCGATCCGGTATCTGCTTTCGGTGGTGTGGTTGCTATAAACGGAACGCTTGATAAAGAGCTGGCTGAAGAGATAAACAAAATTTTTATTGAAGTTGTTATCGCTGCACGTGTAGAGCCTGATGCACTGAAAGTTTTTGAAAACAAAAAAAGAATCAAGATTTTCGAGCAGGGAACGGATTATCTGACACTTGCAAACGACAAGTACGATTTCAAGCATATAGAAGGCGGTTTTGTTTATCAAAATGCCGACAAAGTTACAGATGAAGAGATAAAAAATGCGAAACAGGTCAGCAAAAGAGCCGCAACAGAGCAGGAGATGAAAGACCTGGAAATCGCATATAAAGTTGCGGCTCTCACAAAATCAAACTGTGTGGTATATGTTAAAAATTCTGCTATGGTAGCAGTCGGAATGGGAATGACAAGCAGGGTAGATGCAGCAAAATGTGCTCTTAAAAAAGCCGAGGAAGTGGGACTTGATGTGAGTGGTTCGGCGATGGCAAGCGAGGCGTTTTTCCCTTTCAGAGATTCGATAGATGCAGCGGCAAAAGCAGGCGTAAAAGCGGTGATAGAGCCGGGAGGCAGCATCAGAGACGAGGAGGTTATAGAAGCAGCTGACGAACATGGCATAGCTCTCTATTTTACCGGTGTGAGACACTTTTTGCATTAA
- a CDS encoding 6-phosphofructokinase, giving the protein MNIAVMCSGGDCSGMNPAIKRFVEYSFEKNIKPFFIYDGLEGMIDGHIKEAEYTDVSGIIHRGGTIIRSSRSKRFYEKKYRKQAFENLKKKEIEAVVVLGGDGSFKACQILKEEFEINFAGIPATIDNDVYGTDYCLGTDTALNVIRHSIDNIRDTAASFSRAFVIETMGRECGYLALISALTSGAEMCLIPEASYDLNSLEKKFKKEIKKGRNYFIAIVSEALKISEDIKNWFEEKIGFESRLTILGHIQRGGSPTIFDRLMAYEFMSFALDGILNKNEDTIVVYKNRKFGYINSKEVSENRYQLDKNMILLAKNMMK; this is encoded by the coding sequence ATGAATATAGCTGTTATGTGTTCTGGCGGAGACTGTTCCGGAATGAATCCGGCTATTAAAAGATTTGTAGAATACTCTTTTGAAAAAAATATAAAACCCTTTTTTATCTACGATGGCCTTGAAGGAATGATAGACGGTCATATAAAAGAAGCAGAGTATACGGATGTTTCCGGTATCATTCACAGAGGCGGAACAATTATCAGATCTTCAAGATCAAAAAGATTTTATGAAAAAAAATATAGAAAACAGGCATTTGAAAATCTCAAAAAAAAAGAGATAGAAGCTGTTGTTGTACTTGGCGGAGACGGATCGTTTAAAGCCTGTCAGATTCTAAAAGAAGAATTTGAAATCAATTTTGCAGGAATTCCGGCAACGATCGATAATGATGTATATGGTACAGACTATTGTCTTGGTACTGATACGGCGCTGAATGTTATAAGGCATTCTATTGACAATATCAGGGATACTGCGGCATCTTTCAGCAGAGCGTTTGTTATAGAGACAATGGGAAGAGAATGCGGATATCTTGCCCTTATAAGTGCTCTTACAAGCGGTGCCGAAATGTGTCTGATACCGGAAGCGTCATATGATCTGAATTCTTTGGAAAAAAAATTCAAAAAAGAGATCAAAAAAGGTAGAAACTATTTTATTGCCATAGTTTCCGAAGCTTTGAAAATATCGGAAGATATAAAAAATTGGTTTGAAGAAAAAATCGGTTTTGAAAGCAGGCTCACAATTCTGGGACATATACAAAGAGGTGGAAGCCCTACAATTTTCGACAGACTTATGGCATATGAATTTATGTCTTTTGCACTAGACGGTATTCTCAATAAAAACGAAGATACAATAGTAGTTTATAAAAACAGAAAATTCGGCTATATCAATTCAAAAGAGGTGAGTGAAAACAGATACCAGTTGGATAAAAATATGATTTTGCTTGCGAAAAATATGATGAAATAA
- the acs gene encoding acetate--CoA ligase — translation MIESVLREERIFYPNPEITAKSNIKSMEEYEKLVAWAEKDFEGFWDYFAKEKINWLKPYEKVLDDSEAPHYKWFINGKLNITEQCLDRHLEKRGEKTAILFEGEPGDIRKITYKELYGEVNRVANLLKHKFGIKKGDRIVIYMPMIPEAAIAMLACARIGAIHSVVFGGFSAEALKDRIEDAGAKMVITADGGYRRGKPYMLKPLVDKALANGCKTIESVLVVKRNNESINMAKGRDYFYHELVPNMPDICEAEIMDSEDIAFILYTSGSTGKPKGVQHAIGGFILWAQMTMEWVFDINEEDIYWCTADIGWITGHTYIVYGPLACGATTVMYEGVPTYPDAGRWWQMAEKHRVTKFYTAPTAIRILKKLAPDEPKKYDLSSFEILGTVGEPINPDAWIWYYETVGGGRCSIVDTWWQTETGGHMISPLPGATPMKPGSATKPLPGIFAEVFLEDGTKAKVNEGGFLCITKPWPSMIRNIWRDPERYKKTYFSFKDNIYLTGDDARIDEDGYIWIMGRADDVINVSGHRLGTMEIESAIAKYEKIAEVAVVGKPDEIKGEAIFAFIVPKEKITDPEKFKKETQEVVTKEIGPIAKPDYIVITEGLPKTRSGKIMRRILKAIAAGKEITQDISTLENPEIVKKLQSSKPI, via the coding sequence ATGATCGAATCAGTCCTGCGTGAAGAGAGGATATTTTATCCAAATCCGGAAATAACGGCCAAATCCAATATAAAAAGTATGGAAGAGTATGAAAAACTGGTCGCCTGGGCAGAAAAGGATTTCGAAGGCTTTTGGGATTATTTTGCAAAAGAGAAAATAAATTGGCTTAAACCTTATGAAAAAGTTCTCGATGATTCCGAAGCACCCCATTACAAATGGTTTATAAACGGAAAACTCAATATTACAGAGCAGTGTCTAGATAGACATCTTGAAAAAAGAGGAGAGAAAACGGCTATTCTTTTTGAAGGTGAGCCGGGAGATATAAGAAAAATAACATACAAAGAACTATACGGCGAAGTTAACAGAGTCGCCAATCTCCTGAAACATAAATTCGGTATAAAAAAAGGCGACCGTATCGTCATCTATATGCCTATGATACCCGAAGCTGCCATAGCTATGTTGGCTTGTGCCAGAATCGGTGCAATACATTCCGTTGTTTTCGGAGGTTTTTCAGCTGAAGCTTTAAAAGACAGGATAGAAGATGCAGGTGCCAAAATGGTCATAACTGCAGACGGTGGATATAGAAGAGGAAAACCTTATATGCTCAAACCCCTTGTTGATAAAGCTTTGGCAAACGGCTGTAAGACTATAGAATCCGTTCTTGTTGTAAAAAGAAACAACGAATCCATAAATATGGCAAAGGGCAGAGACTATTTTTACCATGAGCTTGTTCCTAATATGCCGGATATCTGCGAAGCCGAAATCATGGACAGCGAAGATATAGCATTTATTCTTTATACATCCGGCAGTACAGGAAAACCTAAAGGTGTACAGCATGCTATAGGAGGATTTATACTATGGGCACAAATGACTATGGAGTGGGTATTCGATATAAATGAGGAAGATATATACTGGTGTACAGCCGATATAGGCTGGATAACCGGACATACATATATCGTTTACGGACCTCTTGCTTGCGGTGCAACAACAGTGATGTACGAAGGAGTGCCTACATATCCCGACGCCGGAAGATGGTGGCAAATGGCAGAAAAACACAGAGTTACAAAATTTTATACAGCACCTACCGCTATCAGAATTTTGAAAAAACTGGCTCCTGACGAACCAAAAAAATATGACCTCTCATCTTTTGAAATACTTGGAACTGTGGGAGAACCGATAAATCCGGATGCATGGATATGGTACTACGAAACAGTAGGAGGCGGCAGATGCTCTATAGTAGATACCTGGTGGCAGACTGAAACCGGAGGGCATATGATAAGTCCTCTTCCGGGAGCGACTCCTATGAAACCGGGGTCTGCTACAAAACCTCTTCCCGGAATCTTTGCGGAAGTTTTCCTGGAAGACGGCACAAAAGCAAAAGTCAACGAAGGGGGATTCTTGTGCATAACAAAACCGTGGCCCAGTATGATCAGAAACATCTGGAGGGATCCTGAGAGATACAAAAAAACCTATTTCAGTTTCAAGGACAATATTTATCTCACAGGCGACGATGCCAGAATCGACGAAGACGGATACATTTGGATAATGGGAAGAGCGGACGATGTCATAAATGTTTCCGGACACAGGCTTGGAACTATGGAGATAGAATCAGCCATAGCAAAATATGAAAAAATAGCGGAAGTTGCTGTTGTTGGAAAACCTGATGAAATAAAAGGAGAAGCTATATTTGCATTTATCGTTCCCAAAGAAAAAATAACCGATCCGGAAAAATTCAAAAAAGAGACACAAGAAGTCGTAACTAAGGAGATAGGACCAATAGCCAAACCGGACTATATCGTTATTACCGAAGGGTTGCCTAAAACAAGAAGCGGGAAGATAATGAGAAGGATACTCAAAGCCATAGCTGCAGGCAAAGAGATAACTCAGGATATTTCCACACTAGAAAATCCTGAAATTGTAAAAAAACTCCAGTCTTCCAAACCGATTTGA
- the purL gene encoding phosphoribosylformylglycinamidine synthase subunit PurL, which produces MEDLQDILKAHKLSLEDYEHIKKILGREPNLVEIGIFSAMWSEHCSYKSSKKYLRGFPTKAPWVIQGPGENAGVIDIGDGIAAVFKMESHNHPSFIEPYQGAATGVGGILRDIFTMGARPVANLNALRFGEVKRDDEIGAHQRYLVRGVVAGIGGYGNCMGVPTVGGETTFDKCYNGNILVNAFTLGICKKDEIFYGRAEGIGNPVIYVGSKTGRDGLGGAVMSSDSFTEESKSLRPTVQVGDPFTEKLLLEACLELFKTDYVVGIQDMGAAGLTSSSFEMAGRSGSGMKMYLDKVPMREEGMTPYELMLSESQERMLICAKKGTEDKVIEIFKKWELDAEVIGEVTDTGVMELYWHGEKVAEIPVDPVSEEAPVLDRPVKRPAYLDEIKEVSIDTVRRVENQEAFEKLIHSLEVVDKSWIYEQYDSMVQTNTVKNAGSNDASVIRVKENKKAIALSSDCNPRYCYIDPKGGAAAAVMESGRNVAMSGAQPLAITDCLNYGNPENPEVMWQFAQGCEGIKEACSALNTPVVSGNVSLYNETNGVSVYPTPTIAMVGVNESQEKVLPSSFQDENDVVYLIGDTEKEFGGSLYFKELFDIVAGELPKIDYEKELKLWKFVIEGNKRGLLKAAKDVGVGGIAISLAKMAAVGDKGFLGNFCFEDSRLIFSETFSRALVEIDPKNMHALEELAAEIGIHAVPLGTIGGNRFTLCDIEMDMEKLKDIYFNTFKKEIERDL; this is translated from the coding sequence ATGGAGGATTTACAGGATATTCTGAAAGCTCATAAACTCTCACTTGAAGATTATGAACATATAAAAAAAATACTTGGAAGAGAACCCAATCTTGTAGAAATTGGAATTTTCAGTGCGATGTGGAGCGAGCACTGCAGCTATAAATCTAGTAAAAAATATCTTAGAGGCTTTCCCACTAAAGCGCCTTGGGTTATACAAGGTCCCGGTGAAAATGCAGGTGTTATAGATATCGGTGACGGAATTGCCGCGGTTTTCAAAATGGAGAGCCATAACCATCCAAGTTTTATAGAACCGTATCAGGGAGCCGCAACCGGGGTTGGAGGAATACTTAGAGACATCTTTACCATGGGAGCAAGGCCTGTTGCAAACCTGAACGCTTTGAGATTCGGAGAAGTCAAAAGAGATGATGAAATCGGAGCACATCAAAGATATCTTGTCAGAGGTGTCGTAGCCGGAATAGGTGGATATGGAAACTGTATGGGAGTTCCGACAGTAGGAGGAGAGACAACCTTTGACAAGTGCTATAACGGAAATATTCTCGTAAATGCTTTTACACTCGGTATCTGTAAAAAAGATGAAATTTTTTACGGGCGTGCCGAAGGTATAGGAAACCCTGTCATATACGTGGGGAGCAAAACAGGTCGCGACGGGCTTGGCGGAGCCGTAATGAGCTCTGACAGTTTTACCGAAGAGAGTAAATCATTAAGACCTACCGTTCAAGTGGGAGACCCTTTTACTGAAAAACTTCTTCTGGAAGCATGTCTTGAACTTTTTAAAACCGATTATGTTGTAGGTATTCAGGATATGGGTGCTGCAGGACTTACATCAAGTTCATTTGAGATGGCCGGTAGATCCGGGAGTGGTATGAAGATGTACCTGGACAAGGTGCCTATGAGAGAAGAGGGGATGACACCATATGAGCTTATGCTTTCCGAGTCACAGGAGAGAATGCTGATATGTGCCAAAAAAGGTACCGAAGATAAAGTTATAGAGATTTTCAAAAAATGGGAGCTCGATGCAGAGGTGATAGGAGAAGTTACCGATACAGGGGTAATGGAACTTTACTGGCATGGGGAAAAAGTTGCCGAAATTCCTGTTGATCCTGTCAGCGAAGAGGCGCCGGTTCTTGACAGACCGGTCAAAAGACCTGCTTATCTTGACGAAATAAAAGAGGTAAGTATCGATACTGTAAGGAGAGTTGAAAATCAGGAAGCCTTCGAAAAACTTATCCACTCTTTAGAGGTTGTTGACAAATCATGGATATATGAGCAGTATGACTCCATGGTACAGACTAACACCGTCAAAAATGCCGGTTCCAACGACGCATCTGTAATAAGAGTAAAAGAGAACAAAAAAGCTATAGCTCTCAGCAGTGACTGCAATCCGAGATATTGCTACATAGACCCGAAAGGTGGAGCTGCGGCGGCAGTGATGGAGAGCGGAAGAAACGTGGCAATGAGCGGTGCCCAGCCTTTGGCGATAACGGACTGTCTGAATTACGGAAACCCTGAAAATCCTGAGGTGATGTGGCAGTTTGCACAGGGATGCGAAGGTATAAAAGAGGCCTGCAGCGCTCTTAACACTCCTGTCGTGAGCGGGAACGTATCTTTGTATAACGAAACAAACGGAGTAAGCGTATACCCTACACCTACAATCGCAATGGTAGGAGTGAACGAATCTCAGGAAAAGGTTTTGCCTTCATCTTTTCAGGATGAGAATGATGTGGTATATCTTATAGGCGATACCGAAAAAGAGTTTGGCGGAAGTCTCTATTTCAAAGAGCTTTTTGATATTGTTGCCGGTGAACTTCCGAAAATCGATTACGAAAAAGAGCTGAAACTCTGGAAATTTGTAATCGAAGGAAACAAAAGAGGGCTTTTGAAAGCTGCAAAAGATGTGGGAGTCGGCGGTATAGCGATCAGTCTTGCAAAGATGGCGGCTGTTGGAGATAAGGGGTTTTTGGGTAACTTCTGTTTTGAAGATAGTAGATTGATATTCAGTGAAACATTTAGCCGGGCTCTCGTTGAAATTGATCCGAAAAATATGCACGCTTTAGAAGAGTTGGCAGCAGAAATAGGAATTCATGCCGTTCCACTCGGTACGATAGGCGGAAACAGATTCACTCTTTGCGATATAGAAATGGATATGGAAAAACTGAAAGATATCTATTTCAATACATTCAAAAAAGAGATAGAAAGGGATCTGTAA
- the ppsA gene encoding pyruvate, water dikinase, translating to MKYIKFFKELSNKDVPLVGGKNASLGEMYQELVPMGIKVPNGFAITSDAYWYLLDSAGLREKIKELLQDVDTTDIGVLRIRAKEIREMIFGTPLPKDLMDEILEAYRKLSQEYGMEEADVAVRSSATAEDLPDASFAGQQDTYLNVQGKSQLIHYVKSCFASLFTDRAISYRASRGFDHFQVALSVGVQKMVRSDKASSGVMFSIDTETGFKNAVFITSSWGLGENVVGGTVNPDEFYVFKPTLEEGKKPILKRQLGHKHIKMVYSAPGSEHPTHNVPTSEEEFKSFSLTDEEVLELAKYAVIIEKHYSAEAGEYRPMDMEWAKDGVSGDLFIVQARPETVQSQKMKHEAQVLEKYILKADPKDKKVLVSGKAVGGKIGAGKVRVIESLERINEFQEGEILVTDNTDPDWEPAMKKAAAVVTNRGGRTCHAAIVAREIGVPAIVGAVGATEVLKDGMEVTVSCAEGEEGYVYEGRLPFEVETIDLSSLEKPKTKIYMNVGNPERAFAFAQIPSDGVGLARMEFIINNYIKAHPLALVDMYNGKEDVLDKEAIENIMSGYENPKDFFIKKITEGVGMIAAAFYPDPVIVRTSDFKSNEYKRMVGGAEYEPHEENPMIGYRGASRYYSETYRPAFEWECEALKIVRDEMGLTNMKLMLPFVRTPEEGRKVLEIMREKGLIQGENGLEIYVMCELPSNVILADEFLKDFDGFSIGSNDLTQLTLGVDRDGELVSHIFDERNEAVKRMLEMAISSCKKAGKYVGICGQAPSDYPEIAEFLVENGITSISLNPDSVLSTWPTILKIEEKLGR from the coding sequence ATGAAGTATATCAAATTCTTCAAAGAGCTTAGCAATAAAGATGTACCGCTTGTGGGCGGAAAAAATGCCAGCCTTGGTGAGATGTATCAGGAACTTGTTCCTATGGGCATAAAAGTACCGAACGGTTTTGCAATTACAAGCGATGCATACTGGTATCTGCTTGACAGTGCGGGTCTTAGAGAAAAAATCAAAGAGCTTTTGCAAGATGTTGATACAACAGACATTGGTGTTTTACGAATCAGAGCAAAAGAGATAAGAGAGATGATATTCGGAACACCTCTTCCAAAAGACCTGATGGATGAGATACTCGAAGCATACAGAAAACTGAGCCAGGAATATGGAATGGAAGAGGCGGATGTGGCAGTCAGGAGTTCTGCAACAGCAGAAGACCTTCCTGATGCCTCTTTTGCAGGACAGCAGGACACTTATCTGAATGTTCAGGGAAAATCACAGCTTATACACTATGTCAAATCTTGTTTTGCATCACTTTTTACCGACAGAGCTATTAGCTACAGAGCCTCAAGAGGATTTGACCATTTTCAGGTTGCGCTCTCTGTGGGTGTACAGAAAATGGTAAGAAGTGACAAAGCTTCAAGCGGTGTAATGTTCAGTATCGACACAGAAACCGGATTTAAAAATGCAGTATTTATCACTTCTAGCTGGGGGCTTGGCGAGAATGTTGTCGGAGGTACAGTAAATCCTGATGAATTTTACGTATTCAAACCCACTTTGGAAGAAGGCAAGAAACCGATACTAAAAAGACAGCTGGGACACAAACATATAAAAATGGTCTACTCTGCTCCCGGAAGCGAACATCCTACACATAACGTACCTACAAGCGAAGAGGAATTTAAAAGTTTCTCTCTTACCGATGAGGAGGTTTTGGAACTTGCAAAATACGCAGTTATTATAGAAAAACACTACTCCGCAGAAGCCGGTGAATACAGACCTATGGATATGGAGTGGGCAAAAGACGGCGTAAGCGGGGACCTTTTTATAGTTCAGGCAAGACCCGAAACAGTTCAGAGCCAAAAGATGAAACATGAAGCCCAGGTACTTGAAAAATATATTTTAAAAGCCGATCCGAAAGATAAAAAAGTGCTTGTATCTGGAAAAGCGGTCGGCGGTAAGATAGGAGCCGGAAAAGTAAGAGTAATAGAATCGCTCGAAAGAATAAACGAATTCCAGGAAGGTGAAATCCTTGTGACTGACAATACCGATCCTGACTGGGAACCTGCTATGAAAAAAGCCGCAGCGGTTGTTACCAACAGAGGGGGAAGAACCTGCCATGCTGCAATCGTCGCCAGAGAAATAGGCGTTCCGGCGATTGTGGGTGCAGTCGGAGCGACTGAAGTTTTAAAAGACGGTATGGAAGTAACTGTCAGTTGTGCCGAAGGAGAAGAAGGTTATGTATATGAAGGCAGACTCCCGTTTGAAGTAGAAACTATCGACCTGAGTTCTCTTGAAAAACCTAAAACAAAAATATATATGAATGTGGGTAATCCAGAGCGCGCTTTCGCTTTTGCCCAGATTCCAAGTGACGGTGTGGGTCTTGCAAGAATGGAATTTATCATAAACAATTATATCAAAGCCCATCCTCTTGCTCTTGTGGATATGTATAACGGCAAAGAAGATGTGTTGGACAAAGAGGCCATCGAAAATATTATGAGCGGATATGAAAATCCTAAAGATTTCTTTATAAAAAAGATAACAGAAGGTGTCGGTATGATAGCGGCAGCTTTCTATCCAGATCCAGTCATCGTCAGGACCAGCGATTTTAAATCAAATGAATATAAAAGAATGGTCGGCGGCGCAGAGTATGAACCACATGAAGAAAACCCCATGATTGGATACAGGGGCGCAAGCAGATACTACAGCGAGACTTACAGACCCGCTTTTGAATGGGAATGCGAAGCGCTCAAAATTGTCAGAGACGAGATGGGCCTTACAAATATGAAACTTATGCTACCGTTTGTAAGGACTCCTGAAGAAGGAAGAAAAGTCCTTGAAATAATGAGAGAAAAAGGACTCATTCAGGGAGAAAACGGACTTGAAATCTATGTCATGTGTGAACTTCCGAGCAATGTTATACTTGCAGACGAATTCCTTAAAGATTTTGACGGATTTAGCATAGGTTCAAACGACCTTACACAGCTGACTCTCGGTGTAGACAGAGACGGCGAGCTCGTAAGCCATATATTTGACGAAAGAAATGAAGCAGTAAAAAGAATGTTAGAGATGGCTATAAGTTCATGTAAAAAAGCGGGTAAATATGTAGGAATATGCGGGCAGGCACCTTCTGATTATCCGGAAATTGCAGAGTTTTTGGTAGAAAACGGCATAACATCAATATCTTTGAACCCTGACTCCGTACTTTCAACATGGCCTACAATTTTGAAAATCGAAGAAAAGTTGGGCAGATAA
- a CDS encoding peptidylprolyl isomerase translates to MKKFFAILIMTLSMIYASENFPIAVLETNQGTIEIELRPDIAPKAVENFSTHIKNGYYNGIIFHRVIKNFMIQGGDPTGTGRGGESIWGKPFEDEFAPNVIFDKPGIVAMANRGPNTNGSQFFITTKPTPWLNGGYTIFGYVKNGMDVVRKIEFAETDRWDRPIEDQKILKAYIK, encoded by the coding sequence ATGAAAAAGTTTTTTGCTATATTGATTATGACCCTCTCTATGATTTATGCATCCGAAAATTTTCCTATAGCTGTACTCGAAACAAACCAGGGTACGATTGAAATCGAACTAAGACCTGATATTGCTCCGAAAGCTGTTGAAAATTTCTCAACTCATATAAAGAACGGCTACTATAACGGTATCATTTTTCACAGAGTTATAAAAAACTTTATGATACAGGGCGGTGACCCTACAGGAACCGGTAGAGGTGGAGAATCTATATGGGGCAAACCCTTTGAAGATGAGTTTGCACCCAATGTTATATTTGACAAACCTGGAATAGTAGCAATGGCAAACAGAGGACCAAATACAAATGGAAGCCAGTTTTTTATAACAACAAAACCGACTCCATGGCTTAATGGCGGATATACAATATTTGGCTATGTAAAAAATGGAATGGATGTGGTAAGAAAAATAGAATTTGCCGAAACTGACAGATGGGACAGGCCTATTGAAGATCAGAAAATTTTAAAAGCATACATAAAATAA
- a CDS encoding dodecin family protein, whose amino-acid sequence MSNVVKVIEVISQSEKSWEDAAQNAIDEASKSIHDIKSIYIKDMSAKVEDNKITQYRVVAKISFVVKH is encoded by the coding sequence ATGTCTAATGTAGTAAAGGTGATTGAAGTCATCTCCCAGTCTGAAAAAAGTTGGGAAGATGCGGCTCAAAATGCGATAGATGAAGCATCGAAAAGTATCCATGACATTAAATCGATCTATATAAAAGATATGAGTGCAAAAGTAGAGGACAACAAGATAACACAATATAGAGTAGTGGCAAAAATATCTTTTGTAGTCAAACACTAA